TTATTGTAGGTGAAAAGTCTGAAAGAGCAGAAATTTTTGCAAATCTTTTAGCACAAGGTGCAATAAAAGAGAATATTGATATTTTATTTACTGACTCAACAGAAGCTGAAGCTATCAAACTTTTTGCAAATACTTATTTAGCAATGAGAGTTGCATATTTTAATGAGCTTGATTCATATGCTTTAAGTCATGGATTAAATACAGAACAAATAATCAAAGGTGTAGGTTTAGACCCAAGAATTGGTATGCATTATAATAATCCATCTTTTGGATATGGGGGATATTGTTTACCTAAAGATACAAAACAATTAAGAGCAAATTATGAAGATGTACCATCTAATTTAATCGGTGCAATTGTAGAATCAAATACTACAAGAAAAGATTTTATAGCAGAAAGTATAATTAAGAAACTTCATTTAATCCCACAAAACCCTATAAATATTGATACAAATAAAAAAGTAGGTATTTATAGACTTGTTATGAAAAGTGGAAGTGATAACTTTAGATCAAGTGCAATTCAAGGTATTATGAAAAGAATCAAAGCAAAAGGTATTGAAATCATTATTTATGAACCTAATTTAGATGAAGATACTTTCTTTAATTCAAAAGTTTATAAAGACTTAGAAGAGTTTAAAAGAGAATCTAATGTAATTGTTGCAAATAGAATCTCAGATGATATTATTGATGTGGAAGAGAAAGTTTTCACAAGAGATATTTTTAATTCAGATAGCTAGAGGAAAAATAGTTGGTATATGATTTTTGGAAAAATTATCAAGAACTATTGTCTTATGACCAAGCTTTAGCTTTTGATTATAGACTTGATAATATAGTTTTAAAACTTAATGAATTTTTTCAAAGACTTCTAATTGAAGTAGTCTCAAAAGAAGAGGTAAAATTTTTTCTAGCAGGTTCTTGTATTAAAACAGATATCTTTAGGGACTTAGATATGATTTTCCCAGTAAGTTCTGATAGAGAATTAATAAACAATGCCTTAAATAAAGACTATTTTGAATATGAAAATAATTCATATACTTACAGATATAAAAATGATATTTATCAATTAGTTTATAGAGAAAAATTTAAAGATGCAACTTTAAAAGAGCTTGTTGAAGGTTTTGATTTTGATTCAACAAAAATTGCTTTTGAGTGTATTTATAATACAAAAAAAAGACTTCTTACTGTAATTGATTGTGAGATGAGAGAAGAATTTATTATTTATATAAATACAAGAGTAAATAATTTATCAAAAGTGAGTATAAATCCTTTTGTATCTTTACAAAGAGCTATTCATTTTCTAAAGCGTGGAGATGATGTTCCTTATGGAGTATTTTTAGACATCTGTGAGAAAATAGCTGATATAAAAGTAAAAGAGAATGAAGATATTCATAAACACTTTGAAAGACTTCAAGGAAATCCTAATAAATTAGAGAATATTAAAGAAGCAATTTCAAATTTTATAGAACATAAAAAAGAGGAACTATAATGAAATATCATAAGAGTTTCTATCAAATAAAATCAAATGAAGAGATTTTTTCAAAGATTGTAAAAGAGAAAGAGCACATTGGTTATTACTCTTTACCTTTTCAAGAAACAAAAGAGATAAAAGAGTTTGCAAAAAGAGTAAAACAAAAGCATATTGTTGTTGTAGGAATTGGTGGAAGCTCTTTAGGAACTTTTGCAATTCATCATTTTTTAATAGATAAAGAAAATGATAAAAAACTGCATTTTTTAGAATCTACAGATCCAATTGATTTACAAAGAAGAATAAGAAAAATTGATTTAAAAGATGCACTTTTTATTGTGATTTCTAAATCAGGAACAACAATTGAGACTATCTCTATTTTAAAATATCTTTCTTCTATTTTAGTTTTAGATAGTTCAAATACTATTTGTATCACAGAAGAAGATAGTAAGTTAAACTCTTTTGCAAAATCAAAAGAGATTAAAACTTTTGACATACCTAAAAATGTGGGGGGAAGGTTTTCAGTTTTTTCTAATGTTGGACTTCTACCTCTTGCAATAATGGGACTTGATATAGATAAGTTATTAAAAGGGTGTCAAGATATTTATAATAGTTTTTTTGAAAAAGAAGATTACTATTCAATTATTATGGAAAAAGCAAGATTTATAGTTGAAAATAAAAATAGGTTTAATATAAATGTTATTTTTTCATATTCATCATTACTTGATGGTTTTAATAAATGGTATGTTCAACTTTGGGGTGAAAGTTTAGGAAAAATAAATATAAATGGAACTAAACAAGCATTAACACCAGTTGGACTTTTAGGTCCAGTTGATCAACACTCTTTTTTACAACTAATTATGGAAGGAAAAAGAGATAAAACAGTTACATTTATTAAAATTGAAGATTTTAATGATGATTTAACTATTCCAAATATCTCTTTAGAAGGTTTGGAAGAACTTGATTATTTAAATAATATTAAGTTTAAAAATTTGATAAATAAACAAGCAGACTCAACAATTCAAGCAGTTGAAGATTTAAAAGATATTCCTTATGATGTTATAACAATTCAATCGCAAGATGAATATAATATTGGAAAATTAATGTTTACCTATGAATTATTAACTTCAATTGTAGGAAGTTTTGTTCAAATAAACACTTATGACCAACCAGGTGTAGAAGCAGGGAAGATAATTTTAAAGAAAAGTTTAAAAAAGGAAAAATAGTTTGAAGATATTAGTAACAGGTACTGCTGGATTTATTGGATTTCATTTAGCAAAAAAACTTCTTGAAAGAGGAGATGAAGTAGTAGGACTAGATAATATTAATGATTACTATGATGTAAATCTTAAATATGCAAGATTAAATGAACTTGGAATTTTACAAAATGAAATTACATCAAATAAACTGATAAAAAGTGATAAATATCCTAATCACAAGTTTATAAAAATGGATTTATCTAATACAAATGATATAAATGCACTTTTTGAAAAAGAGAAATTTGATGCAGTATGTAATTTAGCAGCACAAGCTGGAGTACGATACTCTTTGGAAAATCCTCATGCTTATATTGATAGTAATATTAAAGGTTTTTTAAATATTTTAGAGGCTTGTAGAAATTTTAATGTAAAAAATTTATCTTATGCTAGTAGTTCTTCTGTTTATGGTTTGAATAAATCTCAACCTTTTAAAACTACTGATCATACTGATCATCCCATATCTTTATATGCTGCAACAAAAAAGTCAAATGAAATGATGGCACATACATATTCTCATCTTTATGGAATAAGTACTACAGGATTAAGATTTTTTACTGTTTATGGACCTTGGGGACGCCCTGATATGGCACCAATTATTTTTGCAAATGCGATTTCTCAAAATAAGGATATTAAAGTATTTAATCATGGTAATATGAGTAGGGACTTTACATATATAGATGATATTGTAGATGGAATAGTTAATGTAATAGATAACCCTGCTAAGCCTTGCATTAATTTAGAAGATATAATTCCTTCAGATATTTCTAGTGCACCATATAGAATTTACAATATTGGAAATAGCTCTCCTACTAAGCTTATGGATTTTATAAGTATTTTAGAAAAAGAAATAGGGAAAGAAGCAAAAAAAGAGTTTTTGCCTATGCAAGATGGGGATGTGGAAAGTACATTTGCAGATATAAATGATTTAATAAAGGATTTTAACTATAAACCAAATATAAATTTAAGTGATGGAATAGGTAATTTTATAAAGTGGTATAAAGGATTTTATAAAATCACAAATTAAGTTATATAAAGATAAAATTCCATTTAAAATACGCCTCTATTGGCTTTATATGTTTAGATGGAATTATTATTTATTAGTTTAAGAAGGAAATAAATGAATAAAAAAATATGTGTAATAGGATTAGGTTATGTTGGATTACCTTTAGCTCATGCCTTTAGTAATAAATATCAAGTAGTAGGTTTTGATATAAATGAATCTAGAATAAATGAACTAAATTTAGGTTTTGATAGAACATTAGAGCTTTCAGAAGATCAAGTTAAAGAAGCAATTTCAAATGGGATGAAATTTTCATTAGACATTAAAGATATTGAAGATTCTAATGTTTATATTGTAACAGTTCCAACACCGATTGATAAATCAAATAGGCCAGATTTAACTCCTTTAATTAAATCTTCTCAAATGATAGGAAAGATTCTTAAAAAAGATGATATTGTTATTTATGAATCTACAGTTTATCCTGGGGTTACAGAAGAGGTGTGTGTTCCTGAACTTGAAAAAGAATCGGGAATGAAGTTTAATAAAGATTTCTTTTGTGGGTATTCTCCTGAAAGAATTAATCCAGGAGATAAAGAGCATACAGTTACAAAAATACTTAAAGTAACTTCTGGAAGTACTCCTGAAATAGCTACAATTGTAGATGATTTATATTCTTCAATTATTACAGCAGGTACTTTTAAAGCTACATCAATAAAAGTTGCAGAAGCGGCTAAAGTTATAGAAAATACACAAAGAGATGTAAATATTGCACTTATTAATGAATTGGCACTTATTTTTGATAATATTGGAATCGATACAAATGAAGTGATTGAAGCTGCAGCTACAAAATGGAATTTTATTAAATTAAAACCAGGACTTGTAGGTGGACATTGTATTGGAGTTGATCCTTATTATCTAACGTTTAAGGCAGAAGAATTAGGTTATAAACCAAACTTAATTTTAGGTGCAAGACAAATTAATAATGGGATGGGTAAATATATAGCAGAACAAACTGTTAAGCAAATGATAAAAAATGATAAAAAAATAAAAGATTCAAATATTTTGATACTTGGAGTTACTTTTAAAGAAAATTGTCCTGATTTAAGAAATACAAAAGTTACAGATATAGTAGATGAATTAAGAGAATATGGTGCAAATATTGATATTTATGATCCTTGGGTTGATTTAGAGGAAACTAAATATCATTTTAATCATGAGCTTATGGAAAAAAATCCTTTTACAGAAAATAAAAAATATGATTCAATTATTATAGCTGTAGCTCACAATGAATTTATTTCTCTTTCTGAAAATGATTTTAAATCAATAAGTGAAGGTAAAGAAATATTAATAGATATAAAGGGGATTGTAAAAAATCCTACATGGAGGTTATAATTAATGTCAGATAAAAAAAGATTTGCACTAATTGGTGCATCAGGATATATTGCTCCAAGACATATGCAAGCAATAACTGAAACGGGAAATGAACTAGTTGCAGCACTTGATCCTTATGATGGAATAGGAATTATGGATTCTCATTTTCCTCAAGCAAGTTTTTTTACAGAGTTTGAAAGATTTGATAGATTCATCGATAAATATCATAGAGAAAATGATAAGAAAATAGACTATATCGCAATAACTACACCAAACTATCTTCATGATGCACATATAAGATTTACATTAAAAAGTGGTTGTGATGCAATTTGTGAAAAACCATTAGTATTAAATCCTCATAATATTGATCAATTAAAAATAATAGAACAAGAAACAGGAAAAAGAGTAAATAATATTTTACAATTAAGACTTCATCCTTCTATTATTGCTTTAAAAGAGAAAGTTCAAAAAGAGTTAGAAGTAAATCCAAATAAGATTTATGATATTGATTTGACTTACCTTACAAGTAGAGGTAAATGGTACTTTGTATCTTGGAAGGGAGATGAAGATAAGTCAGGAGGAATCGCATCTAATATTGGGGTACACTTTTATGATATGTTAGCTTGGATTTTTGGAGAAGTAAAAGAGAATATTGTTCACTTAAAACAACCAGATGCAAATGCAGGATTATTAAGACTTAAAAATGCAAATGTAAGATGGTTCTTATCTGTAAATTATGATTACATCCCAGAAGAAGTAAAGGCTCAAGGGCAAACAACATTTAGGTCAATCACTGTTGAAGGTGAAGAGATAGAGTTCTCTGGAGGATTTAAAGATTTACATACAAGATCTTACGAAGAGATTTTGGCTGGTAATGGATTTGGTTTAGATGAAGCTTATGGATCGATAGATATTGTTTCTCAAATTAGAAAAATGACACCTATTGGTTTAAAAGAAGATTATCACCCTTTTTGTAAAAAGATTATCTAATGTCTAATTATTTTGCCCATGAATCATCATATGTAGATGATAATGTAAAAATAGGTGAAAATACTAAAATTTGGCATTTTTCACATGTATTAAGTGGTACAACAATTGGAAATAATTGTTCTTTTGGACAAAACTGTGTTGTTGGACCAAAAGTAAATATTGGAAATGGTGTTAAAGTTCAGAACAATATCTCTATTTATGAAGGTGTTGAAGTAGAAGATGATGTTTTTTTAGGACCTTCAATGGTTTTTACAAATGTTATTAACCCAAGATCTTTTATAGTACGAAAAGAAGAGTTTAAAGTAACGCTTCTTAAAAAAGGTTGCTCTATTGGTGCAAATGCAACAGTAGTATGTGGTAATACAATTGGTAAATACGCATTAATTGGTGCAGGAAGTGTTGTAAATAAAGATGTAAAAAATTTTGCACTTATGGTTGGTGTTCCTGCAAGGCAAATCGGTTGGGTTTCTGTTGCTGGAAATAGATTAGAGTTTGATGAAAATAACATTGCCGTAGATACTTTTGATAATACAAAATATAAATTAGAAAATAATGAAGTTTCATTACTAGAGAAATAAGGAAAATTAGTGAAAATAGATTTTGCAAAATTACAAGACCAATACCAATTATATAAAACAGAAATTGATGAAGCTATTCAAGCAGTATTAAATAAATCAAACTATATTATGGGAGAAGAAATAACTCAATTAGAAGAGTCTCTTCAAGAGTTTACCAAAGCAAAATTTGCAATCTCATGTAGTTCAGGTACAGATGCTTTACTTCTTGCTATGATGGCACTTGATATCAAACCTGGTGATGAAATAATTACTACACCTTTTACTTTTATTGCAACTGCTGAAACAATTGCATTTCTGGGAGCAACTCCTGTTTTTGTAGATATTGATGAAAAGACTTATAATTTAGATGCTTCTTTAATTGAAGAGAAAATTACTTCTAAAACTAAAGCAATAATTCCTGTATCTATTTATGGACAACCAGCAGATATGCAAAAAATTCAAGATATAGCAAATAAGCATAATCTAAAAGTGATAATTGATGGTGCACAAAGTTTTGGTTCTACTTTTAATAATATAACAGATTCTGTATGGGGAGATATTTCAACTACTTCTTTTTTTCCTGCTAAACCACTAGGGTGTTTTGGTGATGGAGGAGCAGTTTTTACTGCTAATGAAGAACTAGCAGAAAAAATGAAATCATTAAGAGTTCATGGACAAAGCAAAAGGTATCATCACAAATATATTGGTATGGGTGGAAGACTTGATACTATCCAAGCTGCAATATTAAATGTAAAATTAAAATATTATGAAAAAGATTTAGCTTTAAGACAAGAAGTTGCAAGTAAATATACAAAATCTTTAGCTAGAAAAGATTTAGTTTTACCATATGTTGATAAAAAAGCAACTTCTGCTTGGGCACAATACTCTGTAAGAGTGAAAAATAGAGATAGTGTACAAGAAAAATTAAAAGAAGCAGGAATTCCAACTGCTGTACATTATCCTAAGCCTTTACATATTCAAGAGTGTTTTGAATATCTAGGGTATAAAAAAGGTGGTTTTCCAATTTCTGAAATAGTTTCAGAAGAGATTATGAGTTTACCAATGAATCCTTATTTAACAGATGAGGAAATAGAATATATTATAGGATATTTTTAGTTGATAAATAAACTAAGACCAAGATCTGATTTTGCTAAAAATGTAATAACTTTAATGACAGGAACTACTATTGCACAAGCAATACCTATAGCTATTAGTCCTATTCTTACAAGAATATATGCACCTGAAGATTTTGGAGTATTCGCACTTTATATGGCAATAGCTTCAATTTTTGCAGTAATTGCTACAGGGCGATATGAAATGGCAATAATGCTTCCTCATGAAGAAGATGATGTGAAATCTATTGTTAAACTTATTATATTAATATTAATAACTATTACATTTTTTGTATTTCTATCTATTTTTATTTTTAATAATACAATTACAGCTTTTTTAGATAATCCAGAAATATCAACTTGGCTTTACTTCTTACCTATTTCTATTTTTTTAGTTGGACTATATCAAATTTATAACTATCTATTAATTAGAGAAAAAAATTTTAAAAGACTATCAACAAATAAAGTAATTGTATCAACTACTAATAGTTCTACTCAACTTGTATATGGATTTACTATTTCTAATGGTTTTGGATTACTTATTGGAAATATAATTAGTTATATAGTTTCTATATATTTTATTGTCAAAAGTAAAACAGTAAATAAATATTTTAATTTTAAAGATAATTCTATTAATAAGGTAGCAAAAGAATATCAAAATTTTCCTAAATATGATGTTCCTTCTGTATTAGTAAATATTCTTTCAAATCAATTACCTCTTTTTGCCTTAGGTAAGTATTTTAGTTTAGGTACAGTTGGTTTTTATTCTTTAATGTATAAAGTTTTGATGATGCCAATAGGTCTTCTTTCAAATAGTATTTTAGATGTCTTTAAGCAGAGGGCAACAGAAGATTATAATAAATATGGAAATTGTGAAGATATCTTTATTAAAACTTTTAAGAGTTTATTTTTAATTGGAATTATTCCTTTTTCTATTTTGTTTTTTTTTGCGCCAGAAATTTTTTCTTTTGTATTTGGTGCAAACTGGAGAGTTGCAGGAGAATTTGCACAGATTATTATTCCTATGTTATATTTAAAATTTATTATTAATCCTTTAAGTTATACTTTTTATATTGCAAAAAAACAAAAAAATGATTTAATTGGTCAAATATTACTTTTAATAATTGTAGTTATTTCTATTTATATTGGATTACTTTATAAAGATGAAAAAATTTTAATAATGTTTTTTTCAATAGGATATTCAATTATTTATTTAGTTTATTTAATATATTCATATTTCTTATCAAAGGGTATACAAAAATGATATCTAAACTTATTAAAAAATTTTTTTTTAAAGATTTATCAAAAAGAATGTTAGAAACATCTTATTCTCAAACACCAGTAAAGTTTAAAATGTGGTTTTATCAAAGAGTTTTAGGTTTTAATAAAGAAGCATATTGGCCTATGCATTTCACAAGTATTGTAACAGGTGTGAAGAATATTTATGCAGGAATAGATACTTCTCCTGGATATATGCCTGGCTGTTACATTCAAGGAATAGGTAAAATATATATTGGTGATTATTCTCAAATTTCTTCAAATGTTGGAATAATAACAGCTAATCATAACATTTATGATACTAGAAAACATGAAGTAAAATCAGTAATAATTGGAAAATATTGTTGGGTAGGTATGAACTCAATGATATTGCCAGGTGTAGAATTAGGAGATTTTACTATTGTAGGAGCTGGAAGTGTTGTAACAAAATCATTTTCAGAAGGATATTGTATAATAGCTGGTAATCCAGCAAAAGTTATTAAAAAAATTGATAAAGAGAAGTGTAAACCTTTTAAGAATAATTATGAATATCACGGGTATCTTAATACTCATGAATTTAACGAATATAAAGATAAATATTTAAATGTATAAAAGAGATAATGTATGAAAAGTAAAAGAGAATGTTCTAAGTGTGTGTTAGATACTACGGTTGAAGATATAACCTTTGATGAAAATGGAGTGTGTAATTATTGTAGAGAATATGATAGTGTTGTAAAGACTATTCCTCATGGAGAAAAAGCAAAAGAAGTATTAAATCAAACTGTAAAACAGATCAAACAAGATGGTAAAGGTAAAAAGTATGATTGTATTTTAGGTTTAAGTGGAGGTGTGGATAGTACATATCTTGCATATCTTGTTGTTGAACTTGGACTAAGACCTTTGGTTGTACATATAGATACAGGATGGAATTCTGAAATAGCTGTTCAAAATATTGAAAATGTTGTGAATAAATTAAATTTAGATTTACATACACATGTTATTGATTGGGAAGAAATGAAAGACTTACAACTTGCATTTTTTAAAGCCTCTATTCCAGATTGTGATATTCCTCAAGACCATGTTTTTCCTGCATTACTAAACAAAATTGCAAAACAAAATAAAATAAAACATATTATAAGTGGACATAATATTGTTACAGAGTATATACTTCCTAGAAATTGGTCTTATGATAGCAATGATTTGACACATATACTAGATATACATAAAAAGTTTGGAAAAATGCCTTTAAAAAAATATCCGAGGTATTCACTATTTGATAGAATATTTATTTATCGTTGGATTTTTCCTATTAAATCTCATAGAATTTTGAATTATGTCTATTATAATAAAGAAGAAGTAAAAAAGTTTATTCAAGAAAAACTAGGTTGGAGAGATTATGGAGGTAAACATTTTGAATCTAGGTTTACAAAATTCTTTCAAGCATATTATTTACCAACAAAATTTGGTTTTGATAAACGAAAAGCTCATTTATCTAATCTTATAGTTTCAAATCAAATAACTAGAAATGAAGCTTTAATGGAACTTAAAAATGATTTATATGATTTGAATGAACTAGAAAATGATAAAGAATACATATGTAAAAAACTAGATATAACACTTGAAAAGTGGAATGAAATAATGAACTTACCATTAAAAGAGCATCGAGACTATAAAAGTGATTATAATAAATTGTGGTATGTTTACTATAGATATCTTGTCGAAGTTATTAAAAGAATTATAAAAAGATGAAAATTTTATTTATAGCTTATTATTTCGAACCTTTTTCAAGTGTTGGCGCTAAAAGAATTTCATATTGGGCAAAGCATTTAAAAAGAGTTGATAGTAATATATCAATATGTGATGTTATTACCACAATATCTCAAACTGAAGAATTTGATACTATTGATAATGTATTTTATGTAAAAAATACAAATCAAGGATTATTAAGAAGAGTTATCCGATTTGATAAAGGTGCCTCTTGGCTGTATGATTTAAAAAAATTTGTAAAAAATAATATCAAACAAAATGAATATGATTTTGTAGTTTTGACTGGAGATCCATTTTTACATTTTTTTATAATAAATGATTTTAAAAAATTAAGAATAAAAACGATCATTGACTTTCGTGATCCATTTGCAAATAATCCTAGAGGAATAGTAAAAGATACATTTGTTAAAAAAATTAAACATTTTATATTGAGAAATATAGAAGATTATTTTTTATCTAAAGCAGATTGTATTATTACAGTAAATCAATATTGTATCGAGTTATTTGAAAACTATAAAAAATATCTGCATAAAATAAAAATAATAGATAATGGTTATGATGAACAACTATTTAAGAGTATTGAGAAAAAAGAATATATTAAAAAATCAGAAGATAATGTAATCAAATTTACATATGCTGGAAAACTTTATGCAGATAGAAATCCCAAAGTATTTTTTAAGTGTATAGAAAAATTTGATAATATTAAGTTTTATCATATTGGTGAAAAAAGTGAATATATTAAGGAAGAATCTAAACAAATAAGCTCTTTAGGATTTATGTCATATAAGCAAACATTAGAAACAATGGTAAGTTTTGATGTTTGTACAATTTTTACTTCTGGACATTTATTTGAATCCACAACAAAAATATTTGATTATATAGCTTTAAATAAAATTATATTAATAATCACAGAAGGAGAAGTTAGAACAGGACAATTAAATAATATTACGAAAGAATATCCATTTGTTTTTTGGGCTAAAAATAATGAAAAAGAGATTGAGTATATTTTAAGAAAAATCTTAAAAGATTGTTTATCCATGAGTCAATTAGAATTTGATAGTTATAATTATTCAAGAGAATATGGATTGAAAAAATTAATAGAAATATTAGACTATAATTAGAGTTTTGTTAAAAATTAAGTATAATTAATTAGATATCAATATCTATTTTGAAAGGAAATATATATGAAATATAGCCTAAAGGGTAAATTTAAAAGAGCAATTGTAACAGGTGGTGCCGGATTTGTAGGTAGCAATTTAGTTCAGTCCTTATTAGAAGATGGATTGGTAGTTATTAGTATAGATGACTATAGTGCTGGAACAAATCTAAACCTTAAAGATCTAAAAGAAATATATGAGGAACAACTAATTGAAGCTAACTGTGATATTACAAATAAAAAGGACCTTGAAAAGTACTTCGATGGTGTAGATGTTGTATTTCATCAAGCATGTTCAAAAATGACTA
This sequence is a window from Halarcobacter bivalviorum. Protein-coding genes within it:
- a CDS encoding N-acetyl sugar amidotransferase is translated as MKSKRECSKCVLDTTVEDITFDENGVCNYCREYDSVVKTIPHGEKAKEVLNQTVKQIKQDGKGKKYDCILGLSGGVDSTYLAYLVVELGLRPLVVHIDTGWNSEIAVQNIENVVNKLNLDLHTHVIDWEEMKDLQLAFFKASIPDCDIPQDHVFPALLNKIAKQNKIKHIISGHNIVTEYILPRNWSYDSNDLTHILDIHKKFGKMPLKKYPRYSLFDRIFIYRWIFPIKSHRILNYVYYNKEEVKKFIQEKLGWRDYGGKHFESRFTKFFQAYYLPTKFGFDKRKAHLSNLIVSNQITRNEALMELKNDLYDLNELENDKEYICKKLDITLEKWNEIMNLPLKEHRDYKSDYNKLWYVYYRYLVEVIKRIIKR
- a CDS encoding glycosyltransferase, translating into MKILFIAYYFEPFSSVGAKRISYWAKHLKRVDSNISICDVITTISQTEEFDTIDNVFYVKNTNQGLLRRVIRFDKGASWLYDLKKFVKNNIKQNEYDFVVLTGDPFLHFFIINDFKKLRIKTIIDFRDPFANNPRGIVKDTFVKKIKHFILRNIEDYFLSKADCIITVNQYCIELFENYKKYLHKIKIIDNGYDEQLFKSIEKKEYIKKSEDNVIKFTYAGKLYADRNPKVFFKCIEKFDNIKFYHIGEKSEYIKEESKQISSLGFMSYKQTLETMVSFDVCTIFTSGHLFESTTKIFDYIALNKIILIITEGEVRTGQLNNITKEYPFVFWAKNNEKEIEYILRKILKDCLSMSQLEFDSYNYSREYGLKKLIEILDYN